The DNA window TCGGTGGCCAGGCAGCTTGGAGCGGGGATGTTGAGAATTATACAGGGTATCAATTTATTACCGGCCCTGAGTTGGCAAAGAAGTTTGAAGAACACATGCGTAAGTATGAGATTAATTTAAAAGAAAATGAAGCTGTGTTAGAATTAAATAAGGAGAATGATAAATTTATCGTTAAAACTAATAAAGCAGTTTATGAATCAAGGACAGTTATTATTGCTGCCGGGAAAAGAAGCAGAGAGTTAAATGCTTTAGGAGAAAATGAGTTTAAAAATAAGGGGTTGACTTATTGCGCGACTTGCGATGCACCTTTGTTTAAAGGCAAGACTGTTGCAGTTATCGGGGGAGGGAATTCTGCCCTAGACGCAGCTTTGCAATTAACAAAGATTGCAAAGCATGTGTTTGTGATAAATATCTCTTCCGGCCTTGGTGGAGACGCGATAATGCGCTCGAAATTGGAAGAAGCCAGCAATGTTTCTATTCTAAATAATTCTAAGGTAACGGAAATCTTAGGGGGAAATTTTGTTTCGGGGATTAAAGTAGGAAATGAATCTGGGGAAAAAATCTTGGATGTAGAAGGGGTGTTTGTAGAGATCGGATTGTTGCCAAATTCTGAATTTACCAAAGATATTGAAAAAAACAGTCTTGGCGAGATAAAAGTAAATTACCATAATGAAACAAATATTCCCGGGATATTTGCTGCGGGTGATGTTACTGATGTTCCTGAGAAACAGATTATTATCGCTGCCGGGGAAGGTTCAAAAGCCACGCTTAGTGCATTTAGATATCTTGCCCAAAACAGGTTTAAAACTTAAAAATAACGAATTAAATTAAGTTTCTATTCCATATAAACATATTTTGTGATAGAATTTAAGAAAAGAGGTTAGATTTTCCTAAAATACATATGGATAAAAAAAGAATATTGATAGTTGATGACGAGCCTGATTTCGGCAATATGGTGAAGATGATTCTTGAGCATACCAATGAATATAAGGTATTAGCTCTGCAAGATGCCAAGAATCTTATTTACCATGTTCATGCTTTTAATCCTCAATGCGTGCTTTTAGATCTTTTGATGCCTGGTATCGGCGGCATGGAAGCCATAGAAATATTAAATAATGATCCTGTTGGAAAAATAACTCCCATAATTGTCCTTTCAGCACTGGATAAGAAAACTGATAAGGTAAAAGCTTTTAGTTTGGGGGTTGTTGATTATCTGGTTAAGCCGGTAGAAAACAGCCAGATAATTGCCTCGATTGAAAGAGCCATTAAGTCCAAGTCTGTATAAACAATCTTTCCTTATGTCCCACAGAACAAAATTTAACGAATTAAAAAAAATCTTTCAAATATTGCATGGGCCTAAGGGTTGCCTTTGGGATAAGAAGCAAACTCATAAATCACTTTTGCCTTATCTTAAAGAAGAATCGGAGGAATTTATCCATGAGGTAAAAAGAGGAAGCCCCCTTCATATGAAAGAAGAGTTGGGGGATATATTACTTCAAGTTATGTTTCATGCGCAGATTGCGTCAAAGGAAAATAAGTTTGACATAGAAGACGTAATAGATGTATTGATTAAAAAATTGAAAAGACGGCATCCACATGTGTTTGGCAATGTAAAAGTAAAATCCAGCCGGCAAATCACCCGTAATTGGAATAAGATTAAGGCCTTAGAAAGAATGCAAAGTCATGTTAAGGCACAAAAAACTAAAAAATAAAAAATAAACTTGACAAAGTAGGAAAATATTGTATACTCTACTATTATGATAGAGATAATAGGTGA is part of the Candidatus Omnitrophota bacterium genome and encodes:
- a CDS encoding FAD-dependent oxidoreductase: MHELIIIGAGPAGITASVYAARKNMDFILISKDIGGQAAWSGDVENYTGYQFITGPELAKKFEEHMRKYEINLKENEAVLELNKENDKFIVKTNKAVYESRTVIIAAGKRSRELNALGENEFKNKGLTYCATCDAPLFKGKTVAVIGGGNSALDAALQLTKIAKHVFVINISSGLGGDAIMRSKLEEASNVSILNNSKVTEILGGNFVSGIKVGNESGEKILDVEGVFVEIGLLPNSEFTKDIEKNSLGEIKVNYHNETNIPGIFAAGDVTDVPEKQIIIAAGEGSKATLSAFRYLAQNRFKT
- a CDS encoding response regulator, which produces MDKKRILIVDDEPDFGNMVKMILEHTNEYKVLALQDAKNLIYHVHAFNPQCVLLDLLMPGIGGMEAIEILNNDPVGKITPIIVLSALDKKTDKVKAFSLGVVDYLVKPVENSQIIASIERAIKSKSV
- a CDS encoding MazG nucleotide pyrophosphohydrolase domain-containing protein, which produces MSHRTKFNELKKIFQILHGPKGCLWDKKQTHKSLLPYLKEESEEFIHEVKRGSPLHMKEELGDILLQVMFHAQIASKENKFDIEDVIDVLIKKLKRRHPHVFGNVKVKSSRQITRNWNKIKALERMQSHVKAQKTKK